A window from Moritella yayanosii encodes these proteins:
- a CDS encoding efflux RND transporter periplasmic adaptor subunit — MSLRRWIVAVSIVVVSIGCLAFIKFQQVQAAIAFGESFPEPSATVETLWTQSSNYQPTYQVTGQVRAIQVVTLHNQLPGTIEQVNYSAGRHVVQGQLLIALNTSEERAQLQAAKASFELAKTTLERNKKLFSGNQVSQQLVDSALADYQISRANIANFESVISKKQVLAPFSGTMGLETYEVGQFLSANVSLTTLVGDNNDMWVDFKLPQTMSKLSLDSQVTIKKISQSDTPQVMPATIIGKHSQMDVASRHLQYRAQINASRELLFHNELVKVVIPKAAEKVVIVPNSAIVRSPFGSFVFELVKDEQGQFRAKKRNVELGPRDGDNHVVRQGLEQGMLIATIGAFKLRPELLVFADKANDSDTMLSPVAGVK; from the coding sequence ATGAGTTTACGTCGCTGGATTGTTGCCGTTTCGATTGTTGTGGTTAGTATCGGCTGTTTAGCATTTATCAAGTTTCAACAGGTACAAGCAGCCATTGCGTTTGGTGAATCGTTTCCTGAGCCGTCTGCTACGGTGGAAACATTGTGGACCCAATCATCAAACTATCAACCAACGTATCAAGTTACCGGACAGGTGCGAGCAATCCAAGTCGTGACTTTGCATAACCAATTGCCTGGTACGATTGAACAAGTTAATTACAGCGCTGGTAGGCATGTTGTGCAAGGACAGTTATTGATTGCACTCAATACCAGTGAAGAGCGAGCACAGCTGCAAGCCGCGAAAGCTTCATTTGAGTTAGCTAAAACGACTTTAGAGCGTAATAAAAAGCTATTTTCTGGTAATCAAGTAAGCCAGCAGCTAGTCGATTCGGCATTGGCTGATTATCAAATTAGCCGAGCTAATATCGCTAACTTTGAAAGTGTCATTAGTAAGAAACAAGTACTTGCGCCTTTTAGTGGCACCATGGGACTCGAAACCTATGAAGTTGGACAGTTTCTCAGCGCTAATGTCAGCCTAACTACCTTGGTAGGTGATAACAACGACATGTGGGTCGATTTTAAATTACCACAAACGATGAGCAAATTATCACTTGATAGCCAGGTGACGATTAAAAAAATCAGCCAATCGGATACACCGCAAGTAATGCCTGCGACAATCATCGGCAAGCATAGTCAAATGGACGTAGCATCACGACATTTACAGTATCGTGCGCAAATCAATGCCAGCCGCGAACTGTTATTTCACAATGAATTAGTTAAAGTCGTGATCCCTAAAGCCGCCGAGAAAGTGGTCATTGTGCCAAACTCAGCAATTGTCAGAAGTCCTTTTGGTAGTTTTGTGTTTGAACTGGTTAAGGATGAGCAAGGACAGTTCCGCGCGAAAAAACGTAACGTTGAATTGGGGCCACGTGATGGTGACAACCATGTGGTACGCCAAGGGTTAGAACAAGGTATGTTAATTGCTACCATAGGTGCATTTAAATTAAGACCTGAATTGTTGGTTTTTGCCGACAAAGCGAATGACTCAGATACTATGTTATCCCCTGTTGCGGGGGTAAAATAA